DNA from Synechococcus sp. CBW1108:
GGATCCAGCTTCGATCTGGGCCTGTTTGTGCAACTGGCAAATGCCAATCCAGCCGCCGGTTCCCTCTCTCGTGATCTGGCTATCGGTGCCACAGCTGTGGTGATCTGGATAGTGCAGGAGAGTCGCAGACTGGAGATGCGCGGCCTGGCTTGGGTTCTGCTCTGCTCAGTGACAGTCGCTTTTGCCTGCGGGGCACCCCTATTTCTGTACCTAAGGGAGCGCAGGCTGGCCGAGCTGGCAGCAGAAGCCAACCCATTGGCCTAATCCTCCTCAACGACCTCAACGTCAATGGTGATATTGCTGGCATCGAGCTGGTCCTGGCTTGAGGTTGGGTTGGAACCGCCATCGAGGGGGGAGCCACATGCCGGGCATAGGTCGGGGGCAGTGCTGGTGAAACCGCAGGCCGGGCATGGCCGCAGCCTCCTTTGCAGCACCTGCCAGGCCACGAAACCAGCCGCGCCCAGCAACAGGGGCAAAAGCAGAAAAAGCAGGGTGAGGCCACCGAGAAGATCGAGTAGAAAGCGCCCTGCCGGGCCTGGGGCAAGCAAAAGTAGGGCCAACAGCAGGAGCCAGATCCAGGTGTTTGATCGCTGCATCTCAGCTAGCTGGCCTGGGGCCTCAGGGAAGTCCCATCCTGACGCGGGAGCGCCGGTGCAGAACAACGGAAAGGCACTGGCCGTAGTAGATGATTACCCCAACCAACCAAACCCAAAGACTCAGCACCAAC
Protein-coding regions in this window:
- a CDS encoding DUF2834 domain-containing protein, coding for MSSTQPSKPATGNPLLKWIYLTLAIAGAVLPWLANIEFIREYGSSFDLGLFVQLANANPAAGSLSRDLAIGATAVVIWIVQESRRLEMRGLAWVLLCSVTVAFACGAPLFLYLRERRLAELAAEANPLA